In the genome of Chrysoperla carnea chromosome 5, inChrCarn1.1, whole genome shotgun sequence, the window ATATCTCAATCGGCTACTTTTTCCAAACCAATCAGTAAATGCAAGGAGCAGTCTATTATTTCCTTCGATATACTCGAAGTATCCGTTAATGTTCGGAGATTCTTCGGCATATTTAAAGTTTCGATTATTATTCCCAAATCCCCGGGCGTATTCAAAGACTCGTCCATCTTTGATTCCTCAGACAGACTTCAACAGTATATATGGCAGAAATAGACCTTACAAAGAACCGAAGCGTCGCCCAGAAAAACTTACGACCCTTCCCCCCTGTCCCCCTACTACCGTtggtaaaggtggtaaaacaacATTACCTACAATTAAATGTGACCAACATTGGAAACCACCAATTCTGATTCCTGGTCCAAATATAAAACCCATAGCAACTTTTCAATGCGAATTTCTAGATTGCAAGCCACCTCTAACATATACAACACCACCTTGCGAGTTCCCACATTGTACAACTCCTCTTACAACTCTTTTTACATATTCTCCTTCAACAACGCCTTCTTCGACATACCCACCTCGAACAACTCCCCCTCGAACAGATTATTCCCCAACCACGCCTATTTATTGTGAATTTACAGATGATTGCTCATTTCCACCAATTACGTATACTACACCTTTATGCCCATTTCCAGAATGTACTACTACACCACCTCAGCCACCCGAGCCTCCTCCACCAACTAGAACACCTCCACCTATAAGAACACCTCCACCGACTGCGTCACCCCCTCCACCTCTACCTACTGAGCCACCAGGACCGACTAGACCACCTACACCGACTGGACCATCTCCACCGACTTGGTCACCCCCACCAACTAGAACTCCCCCTCCACCTCTACCTACTGGGCCATCACCAGCAACTAGACCACCTCGACCTACTGGACCACCCCCATCGACTAGACCACCTAAGCCACCCAAGCGTCCTCCACCAACTAGAACACCTCCACCGATAAGAACACCTCCACCGACTACGTCACCCCCTCCACCTCTACCTACTGAGCCACCAGCACCAACTAGAACTCCCCCTCCACCTCTACCTACTGGGCCATCACCAGCAACTAGACCACCTCGACCTACTGGACCACCCCCATCGACTAGACCACCTAAGCCACCCAAGCGTCCTCCACCAACTAGAACACCTCCACCGATAAGAACACCTCCACCGACTACGTCACCCCCTCCACCTCTACCTACTGAGCCACCAGCACCAACTAGACCACCTACACCGACTGGAACATCTCCACCGACTTGGTCACCCCCACCAACTAGAACTCCCCCTCCACCTCTACCTACTGGGCCATCACCAGCAACTAGACCACCTCGACCTACTGGACCACCCCCATCGACTAGACCACCTAAGCCACCCAAGCGTCCTCCACCAACTAGAACACCTCCACCGATAAGAACACCTCCACCGACTACGTCACCCCCTCCACCTCTACCTACTGAGCCACCAGCACCAACTAGACCACCTACACCGACTGGAACATCTCCACCGACTTGGTCACCCCCACCAACTAGAACTCCCCCTCCACCTCTACGTACTGGGCCATCACCAGCAACTAGACCACCTCGACCTACTGGACCACCCCCATCGACTAGACCACCTAAGCCACCCAAGCGTCCTCCACCAACTAGAACACCTCCACCGATAAGAACACCTCCACCGACTGCGTCACCCCCTCCACCTCTACCTACTGAGCCACCAGCACCAACTAGACCACCTACACCGACTGGACCATCTCCACCGACTTGGTCACCCCCAACAACTAGAACTCCTCCTCCACCTCTACCTACTGGGCCATCACCAGCAACTAGACCACCTCGACCTACTAGACCACCCCCAATAACTAGACCACCAACATCAACTAGACCACCTCAGCCACCCAAGCCTCCTCCACCAACTAGAACATCTCCACCGACTGCGTCACCCCCTCCACCTCTACCTACTGAGCCACCAGCACCATCTAGACCACCTCCACGAACTAGAACACCTCCAACAATTAGACCACCTCTAGAAACGTGGACACCAACTTGGCCACCATTTCCGAGTCTACCAACTTGGCCACCTCCTCCACCTCTACCTACTTGGCCACCCCCTCCACCTCCACCGACTTGGCCACCACTACCAACTTTACCACCTCCACCAACATGGCCACCCCTTCCACCTCTACCAACTTGGCCGCCACCACCTACTTGGCCACCACCTCCTACTTGGCCACCACCACCAACTTTACCACCACCACCAACTTGGCCACCATTTCCACCTTTACCAACGTGGCCACCTCCACCAAAAATACCTCCGCCACCTCCACTACCAACTTGGCCACCACCTCCACCTGCACCAACTTGGCCACCCCCTCCACCACTACCTTCCTGGCCACCACCACCAACTGTACCACCCCTACCAACTTGGCCACCACATCCAACTCATCCAACTTGGGCTCCCCCTCCAACTCTACCTACTTGGCCACCACTACCAAGCAGACCACCACTACCATCGTGGCCACCACCACCACCTCCACCATCTTGGCCACCCCCTCCAACTCTTCCTACTTGGCCACCTCCACCACCTCCGCCAAGTAGACTTTCACCACCAACTTGGCCACCACCTCCAACTCTTCCAACTTGGCAACCCCCTCCATCCCTACCTACTTGGCCACCACTACCAACGAGACCACCTCCACCAACTTGGCCAACACCTCCATCTCCACCAACTTGGCCACCCCCTCCATCTCTACCTACTTGGCCACCACCACCAACTGGACCATCTCTACCAACGTGGCCACCCCCACCATCTCCACCAACTTGGCCACCCCCTCCAACTCTACCTACTTGGCCACCTTTTCCAACTAGACCTTGCCTTACTACTTGCCCACCCCAACCATCTCTACCAACTAGACCACCTACTCCTTCTCCACCAACTTGGCCAACTCTGCCAACAAGTCCGCCGACATCATCTCCACCTCTGCCAACTTGGTTTACCGTTCCACCCTCACCAACTTGGCCTACCCTGCCACCTTCACAAACTTGGCCTCCAACTTCACCCACTTGGCTACCTCCACCAACTAGACAGCCCCCACCACCTCCTACTAAACCAAGTAGAACACCTCCACCAAGTAGAACACCTCCACCAAGTAGAAAACCTCCACCAACTAAATCACCTCCACCAACTTGGACACCTCCGCCAACACCTACTTATCCTCCTCCCGGTCCTTGTGACACGTTTATTGATTGTTATCCTCCGATAACTTATGCAACGCAAACTAGCCATTGCCAGTTTCCAAATTGTAAATCAACACCTCCTC includes:
- the LOC123300515 gene encoding mucin-2-like; translation: MKKVKFLMILVICGISVKFSSTLKFITKKQSEQANSESQYRALQKVIIQGSMNYKLYQILNRTTSSVLDYFQLHNPRFLQYRRSQSTSMNLSPFIIYLKYRSLYPTLSKHAWQTDGRRYIYTHPSYTTYPPPTKYTSAIDAFTTYPPRDSRIQVNIDLNKTILPGRPTTARPLTTTSRPSSLLPFVPPKEIPSLYNPYNKCPFPNNCRGTPPPPPSNFQDCKPPLTYTTPPCEFPHCTTPLTTLFTYSPSTTPSSTYPPRTTPPRTDYSPTTPIYCEFTDDCSFPPITYTTPLCPFPECTTTPPQPPEPPPPTRTPPPIRTPPPTASPPPPLPTEPPGPTRPPTPTGPSPPTWSPPPTRTPPPPLPTGPSPATRPPRPTGPPPSTRPPKPPKRPPPTRTPPPIRTPPPTTSPPPPLPTEPPAPTRTPPPPLPTGPSPATRPPRPTGPPPSTRPPKPPKRPPPTRTPPPIRTPPPTTSPPPPLPTEPPAPTRPPTPTGTSPPTWSPPPTRTPPPPLPTGPSPATRPPRPTGPPPSTRPPKPPKRPPPTRTPPPIRTPPPTTSPPPPLPTEPPAPTRPPTPTGTSPPTWSPPPTRTPPPPLRTGPSPATRPPRPTGPPPSTRPPKPPKRPPPTRTPPPIRTPPPTASPPPPLPTEPPAPTRPPTPTGPSPPTWSPPTTRTPPPPLPTGPSPATRPPRPTRPPPITRPPTSTRPPQPPKPPPPTRTSPPTASPPPPLPTEPPAPSRPPPRTRTPPTIRPPLETWTPTWPPFPSLPTWPPPPPLPTWPPPPPPPTWPPLPTLPPPPTWPPLPPLPTWPPPPTWPPPPTWPPPPTLPPPPTWPPFPPLPTWPPPPKIPPPPPLPTWPPPPPAPTWPPPPPLPSWPPPPTVPPLPTWPPHPTHPTWAPPPTLPTWPPLPSRPPLPSWPPPPPPPSWPPPPTLPTWPPPPPPPSRLSPPTWPPPPTLPTWQPPPSLPTWPPLPTRPPPPTWPTPPSPPTWPPPPSLPTWPPPPTGPSLPTWPPPPSPPTWPPPPTLPTWPPFPTRPCLTTCPPQPSLPTRPPTPSPPTWPTLPTSPPTSSPPLPTWFTVPPSPTWPTLPPSQTWPPTSPTWLPPPTRQPPPPPTKPSRTPPPSRTPPPSRKPPPTKSPPPTWTPPPTPTYPPPGPCDTFIDCYPPITYATQTSHCQFPNCKSTPPPPKKGSAECSVIFGMPIMSAYPLKWNAKKMPMHKFLETQYPILKSMEYNVKPSLEKKYDKLSKNHQLSTFLANREPYPIFFKYPKLRSYYQLRTIQPDYRPILFLPPVLSEQYLSQYSINNSYSRYRPVLPTSPTYFYRRPLYVKSVEHFVNKPLSPTFPTYTRYRPSENSYAVYSVNCPKMVRSLYLGHPLYEVEESPLSTSPTYTRYRRPSSPGYKSRYTGKTILPTRQTTKKTIRPSYSPILQEGSNTPILGANFKPYPGKTTLPTKEKTKIPIRPSYSPILQVEKDCKLLDCPPVHTYEPPPCEFPKCTTPRITSTTTITKYTTTTTTPNSPEITTPAGSLCKLIDCPPVYTYKPPPCEFPKCTTPRITSTTTITTSTTTTTTPKPDSPEITNPADSDCKLIDCPPVYTYKPPPCEFPKCSTPRVTTSTSTTTTSTTTTTTSTATTTTPIPDSQEITTPADSDCNFSGDCGDTTPRDILTTKTTTTESDCNFSGDCGDTPQFDDPLDECDFSGDCGDTTPRDIVTTTTTATEVDCNFSGNCGNTSPRDIETTTTTSTESDCNFSGDCIDTITKTTTTTQSDCNFSGDCVDATPRDIFTTTVANTEGDCNFSGDCRDTTPRDIVHTTFAIMESDCNFSGDCGDTNPSDIVITTAITREVDCDFSGDCGTPTKKTEEDCHFSGDCGSPYVVSLLGILND